AATCATCATTGACAATAGAAGGATAAatggttgggatattacaatctcccccccttataaaaatttcgtccccgaaatttgcttacTTCAAAATAAATCTTGATAACGTTCTCTCAGATCTTCCTCCGGTTCCCATGTAGCCTCTTCAATCACATAATTCCTCCAAAGAACTTTAACAAAGCCAATTTCTTTGTTCCTTAGCACTTTCACTTTGCCGtcaagaatttgaaccggcACTTCTTCAAAGCTCAGATTAGGCAAAAGATCCAATGCTTCGTGTCAAAGAACATGGGATGGATTGGACAAATACTTCCGTGACATTGAaacatggaaaacattgtgaacTCGATCTAAATCCATATGCAAAGCCAATCGATACGCTCTTTCACCAATCCTAACCAGACTCTCGCAAGGTCCAATCTAGCGAGGACTCAACTTACCTTTCTTTCCAAACCTCATAACTCCCTTGAGGGGAGCTATCTTAACGAACACTTGGTCACCTACATTGAACTCCAAAGGTCTTCTTCGAACATTTGCATAACTTGTCTGTCGAGATTGAGCCGTCTTCATTCTTTGTCTAATAAGTGCGACCACATCAACCATTTGTTGAACCAACTCGGGTCCCAACATCTTcttttctcctacttcatcccaatataaaggtgatctacacttcctaccatataatgcttcatatggtgccatgccaatcaatgac
This genomic window from Primulina huaijiensis isolate GDHJ02 chromosome 7, ASM1229523v2, whole genome shotgun sequence contains:
- the LOC140981614 gene encoding uncharacterized protein: MVDVVALIRQRMKTAQSRQTSYANVRRRPLEFNVGDQVFVKIAPLKGVMRFGKKALDLLPNLSFEEVPVQILDGKVKVLRNKEIGFVKVLWRNYVIEEATWEPEEDLRERYQDLF